One window of the Candidatus Microbacterium colombiense genome contains the following:
- a CDS encoding FAD-binding and (Fe-S)-binding domain-containing protein, protein MTTTLAEPLDPAILGASTQVHSRSIDRFARAHDASHYLLVPDAVLSPVDAEGVARAFDAVRAAGRTLTFRSGGTSLSGQGVSGDILVDTRSHFRGIHVEDDGATVRVGPGATVRQVNTRLTRYRRKLGPDPASEIACTIGGVVANNSSGMACGITENTYQTIRSLRVVLPSGTILDTGALDANTQLRAAEPALADGLLALRSRLLASPDHVAFLQQQFSMKNTMGYGLNALLDFDDPVRILEHLIIGSEGTLAFVAEASFRTIEVQSAVATGLLVFETLSAAMSALPALTDLGLATIELLDAASLRVAQGLSDVPAVIAEIDVQGHAALLVEVDAANAERLTTSRAVAQAHFDALPLAAAPRLTTDAAERAALWHVRKGLYTAVAGARPSGTTALLEDIVVPVDRLLVTCERLIELFAEHGYEGSVIFGHAKDGNVHFLLNEIFDDPGSVARYRRFTDDLVELVLGQQGSLKAEHGTGRIMAPFVRRQYGDELTDMMWEIKRLFDPDLILNPGVVLSDDPDSYLHDLKRVPTVESEVDRCVECGYCEPTCPSKSITLTPRQRIVIRRDMAWAEEQGDTALLEDLRADYDYDGVQTCAVDGMCGVACPVDINTGDLVRRLRAEQSSKIEDTVWDAAAKGWSTVTRVGGTALTFAAAMPAPLVKGVTQIGRAILGTDTVPLYDGGLPRGGTKSPTAQNPADAGAVFFGACIGTMFGAEGHGEGSRDAVRALLDRAGIAVVIPEETGGMCCGTPWKSKGHLAGYDRMTTRVLSSLWEASRHGELPVVCDAASCTEGLHTMLAKSLTEYPEYGALVIEDATTYIAREVLPRVTVSAKLDSVAVHPTCSTTALGATGALTEIAAAVASEVYIPEGWGCCAFAGDRGMLHPELTASATAVESAEVRAADADRGGFDAFVSANRTCEIGMSRATGQPYRHVVEVLEELTRG, encoded by the coding sequence GTGACGACCACCCTTGCCGAACCCCTGGATCCCGCCATTCTCGGAGCATCGACCCAGGTGCATTCGCGGTCGATCGATCGCTTCGCGCGGGCGCACGACGCCTCGCACTATCTGCTGGTCCCCGACGCGGTGCTCTCCCCCGTCGATGCCGAGGGTGTCGCCCGCGCCTTCGACGCCGTGCGCGCGGCCGGGCGCACGCTCACCTTCCGCTCCGGCGGCACGAGCCTCTCCGGTCAGGGCGTCAGCGGTGACATCCTCGTCGACACCCGCAGCCACTTCCGCGGCATCCACGTCGAGGACGACGGGGCGACGGTGCGCGTCGGGCCGGGCGCGACCGTGCGTCAGGTCAACACCCGCCTCACCCGGTACCGCCGCAAGCTCGGCCCCGACCCCGCCAGCGAGATCGCCTGCACGATCGGCGGAGTCGTGGCCAACAACTCCAGCGGTATGGCGTGCGGCATCACGGAGAACACCTACCAGACGATCCGCTCCCTGCGCGTGGTGCTGCCCAGCGGCACGATCCTCGACACCGGCGCTCTCGACGCGAATACCCAGCTGCGCGCGGCGGAACCCGCGCTCGCCGACGGGTTGCTCGCACTGCGCTCCCGACTGCTCGCATCGCCCGATCACGTCGCCTTCCTGCAGCAGCAGTTCTCCATGAAGAACACGATGGGTTACGGGCTCAATGCGCTGCTCGACTTCGACGATCCCGTGCGCATTCTCGAACACCTGATCATCGGCTCCGAGGGGACGCTCGCGTTCGTCGCCGAAGCCTCGTTCCGCACGATCGAGGTGCAGTCGGCCGTCGCGACCGGACTTCTCGTGTTCGAGACGCTCTCCGCCGCCATGTCCGCACTGCCCGCGCTGACCGACCTCGGACTCGCCACGATCGAGCTGCTCGATGCCGCCTCCCTGCGCGTCGCCCAGGGCCTCAGTGACGTTCCAGCCGTCATCGCCGAGATCGATGTCCAGGGTCATGCCGCCCTCCTCGTCGAGGTGGACGCGGCGAACGCCGAGCGCCTGACCACATCGCGTGCGGTCGCTCAGGCGCACTTCGATGCCCTGCCGCTCGCCGCCGCGCCCAGACTCACCACCGATGCTGCGGAACGCGCCGCGCTCTGGCACGTGCGCAAGGGGCTCTACACGGCGGTGGCCGGCGCGCGCCCGTCCGGCACGACAGCGCTTCTGGAGGACATCGTGGTGCCCGTCGACCGGCTGCTGGTCACCTGCGAACGGCTGATCGAGCTGTTCGCCGAGCACGGCTATGAAGGCTCCGTGATCTTCGGGCACGCGAAAGACGGCAACGTGCACTTCCTGCTCAACGAGATTTTCGACGACCCCGGCAGCGTGGCGCGCTACCGGCGATTCACCGACGACCTCGTCGAGCTCGTGCTCGGTCAGCAGGGATCGTTGAAGGCCGAGCACGGGACGGGGCGCATCATGGCGCCGTTCGTCCGCCGCCAGTACGGCGACGAGCTGACCGACATGATGTGGGAGATCAAGCGCCTGTTCGATCCCGACCTCATCCTCAACCCCGGGGTGGTGCTCTCCGACGATCCCGACTCGTACCTGCACGATCTCAAGCGTGTGCCCACGGTCGAGAGCGAAGTCGACCGCTGCGTCGAGTGCGGGTACTGCGAGCCGACCTGTCCGAGCAAGAGCATCACCCTCACTCCACGTCAGCGCATCGTGATCCGGCGCGACATGGCCTGGGCCGAGGAGCAGGGCGACACGGCCCTCCTGGAGGATTTACGGGCCGACTACGACTACGACGGTGTGCAGACGTGCGCCGTCGACGGCATGTGCGGCGTCGCCTGCCCCGTCGACATCAACACGGGAGACCTGGTGCGCCGCCTGCGCGCCGAGCAGTCGTCGAAGATCGAGGACACAGTCTGGGATGCCGCGGCCAAGGGATGGTCCACGGTGACGCGAGTCGGCGGCACCGCGCTCACCTTCGCCGCCGCGATGCCCGCGCCGCTCGTGAAAGGCGTCACTCAGATCGGCCGTGCCATCCTCGGCACGGACACGGTGCCGCTGTACGACGGCGGGCTCCCCCGCGGCGGGACCAAGTCCCCGACCGCGCAGAACCCCGCGGATGCCGGCGCCGTCTTCTTCGGAGCCTGTATCGGCACGATGTTCGGCGCGGAGGGCCACGGAGAGGGCTCCCGCGACGCCGTGCGGGCGCTGCTCGACCGCGCAGGAATCGCCGTCGTCATCCCCGAGGAGACAGGCGGGATGTGTTGCGGTACGCCGTGGAAGTCGAAGGGACACCTCGCCGGCTACGACCGGATGACGACCCGCGTGCTGTCGTCGCTGTGGGAGGCCAGCCGTCACGGAGAACTCCCGGTCGTGTGCGACGCGGCATCCTGCACGGAGGGCCTGCACACGATGCTGGCCAAGTCGCTCACGGAGTATCCGGAGTACGGCGCGCTCGTGATCGAAGACGCCACGACATACATCGCCCGCGAGGTGCTCCCCCGCGTGACCGTGTCGGCGAAGCTCGACAGCGTGGCTGTGCATCCGACGTGTTCGACCACCGCGCTGGGTGCGACCGGTGCACTCACCGAGATCGCCGCTGCCGTCGCCTCCGAGGTTTACATCCCGGAGGGCTGGGGGTGCTGCGCATTCGCGGGCGACCGCGGCATGCTGCACCCGGAGCTGACCGCCAGTGCGACCGCCGTCGAGTCCGCCGAGGTCCGTGCTGCAGATGCGGACCGCGGCGGCTTCGATGCCTTCGTCTCAGCGAACCGCACCTGCGAGATCGGCATGAGTCGCGCGACCGGCCAGCCCTACCGCCACGTCGTCGAGGTGCTGGAGGAGTTGACCCGCGGCTGA
- a CDS encoding GntR family transcriptional regulator produces MTSTEAALGVVGVVDAVTAQLRGRILSGDIRSGAPLTEAAVSQRFGVARPSAKAAIEQLVASGLLERTAHRSARVVGIDPETVRDVYRTRTRLESAALRELAARREVPVVAIAANAEILAMAPGPDPATVDPDLRFHTALIDALHSERTARMYRSVLDEVRLCMAQVQGRRLLDASAIAAQHAEILDAVVAGNGQRAAELLDAHLSSAEERLVEALSAE; encoded by the coding sequence ATGACGAGCACAGAAGCCGCCCTGGGCGTCGTGGGCGTGGTGGATGCCGTGACGGCACAGCTGCGCGGGCGCATCCTCAGCGGCGACATCCGCTCGGGTGCTCCGCTCACCGAGGCCGCGGTCTCGCAGAGGTTCGGCGTGGCGAGGCCGAGCGCGAAGGCCGCGATCGAGCAACTGGTCGCGTCGGGTCTCCTGGAGCGCACGGCGCATCGCAGCGCACGCGTGGTCGGCATCGATCCCGAGACGGTCCGGGATGTCTACCGGACGCGGACCCGGCTCGAGAGTGCGGCGTTGCGCGAGCTCGCCGCGCGGCGCGAGGTCCCTGTGGTGGCGATCGCCGCGAACGCTGAGATCCTCGCGATGGCGCCCGGGCCGGATCCCGCCACGGTCGACCCTGACCTGCGGTTCCACACGGCTCTCATCGATGCCCTCCACAGCGAACGGACAGCACGCATGTACCGCAGCGTGCTCGACGAAGTGCGGCTCTGCATGGCGCAGGTGCAAGGGCGCAGGTTGCTGGATGCCTCGGCTATTGCCGCCCAGCATGCCGAGATCCTCGACGCCGTGGTCGCAGGGAACGGCCAGCGCGCTGCCGAACTCCTGGACGCCCACCTCTCCTCCGCGGAGGAGAGGCTCGTCGAGGCACTCAGCGCCGAGTAG
- the serA gene encoding phosphoglycerate dehydrogenase, producing the protein MPKPVVLLAEVLSPATIEALGPDFDVRDVDGTDREALFAALSDADAVLVRSATRIDEEALAHAPKLKVVARAGVGLDNVDIKAATAAGVMVVNAPTSNIVSAAELTVGHILSLARRIPAAHASLSAGQWKRSSFTGAELFEKTVGIVGLGRIGALVAARLAAFDMRVVAYDPYVTSARAQQLGVQLLSLDELVAESDFLTIHMPKTPETTGMIGAEQFKAMKPTAFVVNVARGGLIDEEALHAALVAGEIAGAGLDVFTSEPPAEGGTARPLLDLPNVVVTPHLGASTEEAQEKAGVSVARSVRLALGGDLVPDAVNVAGGVIDPYVRPGISLVEKLGQIFAALATSPLTSLDVEVHGELNAYDVSVLKLAALKGVFTNIVSETVSYVNAPLLADQRGVSVRLIKDDVSDEYRNVITLSGALSDGSQLSVSGTLTGPKQAEKLIGINDHALELPIEKHHVVMLYTDRPGIVAVYGQKFGEAGINIAGMQIARQAAGAQALSVLTLDSPVSEELLEDVSAAIDADLFRQIEITEA; encoded by the coding sequence GTGCCGAAGCCCGTCGTCCTGCTCGCCGAAGTTCTCTCTCCCGCCACGATCGAGGCTCTGGGCCCCGATTTCGACGTCCGTGACGTCGACGGAACCGATCGTGAGGCGCTCTTCGCCGCGCTGTCGGATGCGGATGCGGTGCTGGTCCGATCCGCGACGCGGATCGATGAGGAGGCTCTGGCGCACGCGCCGAAGCTGAAGGTCGTCGCGCGTGCCGGCGTCGGCCTCGACAACGTCGACATCAAGGCGGCCACCGCCGCGGGCGTCATGGTCGTCAACGCACCGACGTCGAACATCGTCTCCGCTGCCGAGCTCACGGTCGGTCACATCCTGAGCCTCGCACGCCGCATCCCGGCCGCCCATGCCTCGCTGTCCGCCGGCCAGTGGAAGCGGAGCTCGTTCACCGGAGCCGAGCTGTTCGAGAAGACGGTCGGCATCGTCGGCCTCGGCCGGATCGGCGCCCTCGTCGCGGCGCGCCTGGCTGCCTTCGACATGCGCGTCGTCGCCTACGACCCCTATGTCACCTCTGCGCGCGCACAGCAGCTCGGTGTGCAGCTGCTGTCGCTCGACGAGCTCGTCGCCGAGTCGGACTTCCTCACGATCCACATGCCGAAGACGCCCGAGACGACCGGGATGATCGGCGCGGAGCAGTTCAAGGCCATGAAGCCGACCGCGTTCGTCGTGAACGTCGCCCGCGGTGGCCTCATCGACGAAGAAGCGCTGCATGCCGCGCTCGTCGCGGGGGAGATCGCCGGGGCCGGTCTCGACGTCTTCACGTCCGAGCCGCCGGCCGAGGGCGGGACTGCTCGTCCGCTGCTCGATCTGCCGAACGTGGTCGTCACCCCGCACCTCGGGGCCAGCACCGAAGAGGCACAGGAGAAGGCCGGCGTCTCGGTCGCGCGTTCCGTGCGTCTGGCGCTCGGCGGCGATCTGGTTCCGGATGCCGTGAACGTCGCCGGTGGTGTCATCGACCCCTACGTGCGCCCCGGGATCTCGCTGGTCGAGAAGCTCGGTCAGATCTTCGCCGCTCTCGCGACCTCGCCGCTCACGAGCCTCGATGTCGAGGTGCACGGTGAGTTGAACGCCTACGACGTCAGCGTGCTCAAGCTCGCGGCGCTCAAGGGTGTGTTCACGAACATCGTCAGCGAGACCGTCTCTTACGTCAACGCGCCTCTGCTCGCCGATCAGCGCGGCGTCAGCGTGCGCCTGATCAAGGATGACGTGAGCGACGAGTACCGCAACGTCATCACGCTCAGCGGAGCGCTCTCCGACGGCTCGCAGCTGTCGGTGTCCGGCACGCTCACCGGTCCGAAGCAGGCCGAGAAGCTCATCGGGATCAACGATCACGCGCTCGAGCTGCCGATCGAGAAGCACCACGTCGTGATGCTCTACACCGACCGCCCCGGCATCGTGGCCGTCTACGGCCAGAAGTTCGGCGAGGCCGGCATCAACATCGCGGGCATGCAGATCGCGCGTCAGGCGGCCGGTGCCCAGGCACTGAGCGTGCTGACGCTCGACTCTCCGGTGTCTGAGGAACTCCTCGAAGATGTGAGCGCCGCGATCGACGCCGACCTGTTCCGTCAGATCGAGATCACCGAGGCCTGA
- a CDS encoding helix-turn-helix domain containing protein, with protein sequence MPRPPLARERVLDAFEAILIADGERAATLDATAKAAGVSKGGLLYHFGSKDELETGLLERLDALTVADLVRMESADEGPVAYYVRTSVMEDDALDRALIATTRLAQGGSIPAADMLRSTRRRWEDAIRPHVRDSTSLDLVMLLSDGLYFNNSLDVHGPERLVPHREELEALIALVLRTTA encoded by the coding sequence ATGCCCCGACCACCACTGGCCCGCGAACGTGTTCTCGACGCCTTCGAGGCGATTCTCATCGCCGACGGGGAACGCGCCGCGACGCTCGACGCCACGGCCAAAGCAGCCGGTGTGTCGAAAGGCGGGCTGCTCTACCATTTCGGCTCGAAGGATGAGCTCGAGACCGGCCTGCTCGAGCGTCTCGACGCACTGACGGTCGCCGATCTCGTGCGCATGGAATCCGCCGACGAGGGGCCCGTGGCGTACTACGTGCGGACCTCGGTGATGGAGGACGACGCTCTCGACCGCGCCCTCATCGCGACGACCCGGCTCGCACAGGGAGGATCGATCCCCGCCGCCGACATGCTCCGCAGCACTCGGCGCCGCTGGGAGGATGCGATCCGTCCCCATGTGCGCGACAGCACGAGTCTCGACCTGGTGATGCTTCTGAGCGACGGGCTGTACTTCAACAACTCCCTCGACGTGCACGGCCCGGAGCGCCTGGTGCCGCACCGCGAGGAGCTGGAGGCACTGATCGCGCTCGTGCTGCGCACCACCGCCTGA
- a CDS encoding 3-isopropylmalate dehydrogenase, with protein sequence MSRVVKLAVIPGDGIGPEVIAEAEKVLAAVTAASDVRFDTTRFSLGAGRYLETGDTLSDEDLAAIAAQDAILLGAVGGTPGDPRLKDANIERGLLLKLRFTLDHYVNLRPSKLFVGAPGPLANPGEIDFVVVREGTEGPYVGNGGAIRVGTPNEVANETSVNTAFGVERVVRYAFSLAERRRGRLTLVHKTNVLVHAGAIWKRIVDEVAAEHPDVAVDYLHVDAATIFLVSDPSRFDVIVTDNLFGDILTDLAGAVTGGIGLAASGNINPDGAFPSMFEPVHGSAPDIAGQQKADPTAAILSIALLLDHLGLPAESARVSAAVEADIAGRTGARTTAEIGSAITARL encoded by the coding sequence ATGTCGCGTGTCGTGAAGCTGGCCGTCATCCCCGGAGACGGGATCGGCCCCGAGGTCATCGCCGAGGCGGAGAAGGTGCTCGCCGCCGTCACCGCGGCGAGCGACGTGCGGTTCGACACGACTCGCTTCTCGCTCGGTGCGGGACGCTATCTCGAGACCGGCGACACGCTCAGCGATGAGGACCTCGCGGCGATCGCCGCACAGGACGCGATCCTCCTCGGAGCGGTCGGCGGCACCCCGGGCGACCCCCGACTCAAGGACGCGAACATCGAACGCGGACTGCTGCTGAAGCTGCGCTTCACGCTGGACCACTACGTGAACCTTCGACCCTCGAAGCTGTTCGTCGGAGCGCCGGGCCCGTTGGCGAACCCGGGTGAGATCGACTTCGTGGTGGTGCGCGAGGGCACGGAAGGACCCTACGTCGGCAACGGCGGAGCGATCCGCGTCGGAACGCCGAACGAAGTCGCCAACGAGACGTCCGTGAACACCGCCTTCGGTGTCGAACGCGTCGTCCGCTACGCATTCTCGCTCGCCGAGCGTCGCCGGGGAAGGCTGACCCTGGTGCACAAGACCAACGTGCTCGTGCATGCGGGCGCCATCTGGAAGCGCATCGTCGATGAGGTCGCCGCCGAGCATCCCGATGTGGCCGTCGACTACCTGCATGTCGATGCAGCGACCATCTTCCTGGTCTCCGACCCGTCGCGCTTCGACGTGATCGTGACCGACAATCTCTTCGGTGACATCCTCACCGACCTCGCCGGTGCCGTCACCGGCGGCATCGGACTCGCGGCATCCGGGAACATCAATCCCGATGGCGCGTTCCCCTCGATGTTCGAGCCCGTGCACGGCTCGGCTCCGGACATCGCGGGCCAGCAGAAGGCCGACCCGACCGCCGCGATCCTGTCGATCGCGCTGCTCCTCGACCACCTCGGTCTCCCCGCGGAATCAGCACGGGTGAGCGCGGCCGTCGAGGCCGATATCGCGGGCCGTACCGGCGCCCGCACCACCGCGGAGATCGGCTCCGCGATCACTGCCCGCCTCTGA
- a CDS encoding branched-chain amino acid aminotransferase, whose translation MTTIDTDTAVAPLDFAVTKNLAAATPARVAEVLENPGFGVVFTDHMVDICWSSRGGWHRPRVQPYGPIALDPAASVLHYAQEIFEGIKAYRHEDGSIHTFRPDRNAARLQASARRLALPELPTEYFIQSLRELVAVDGRWVPSGADQSLYLRPFMFAKEAFLGVRAAQKVAYYVIASPAGAYFSGGVKPVRIWLSEDYARAGKGGTGKAKTGGNYASSLLAQTEASAQGCDQVVFLNENRYVEELGGMNVVFVFKDGRVVTPESDSILEGITRDSLLQLAEDRGYTVEKRPISIDEWRSGVESGDIVEVFACGTAAVVTPIGALVGDGFDEPQPLGELALSLREELTDIQYGRREDKHGWLLRLDA comes from the coding sequence ATGACGACGATCGATACCGACACGGCCGTGGCGCCGCTCGATTTCGCTGTGACGAAGAACCTGGCCGCGGCAACGCCCGCGCGCGTGGCCGAGGTGCTGGAGAACCCGGGCTTCGGTGTCGTCTTCACCGATCACATGGTCGACATCTGCTGGTCGTCCAGGGGCGGCTGGCACCGCCCGCGCGTGCAGCCCTACGGCCCCATCGCGCTGGATCCCGCAGCCTCCGTCCTGCACTACGCGCAGGAGATCTTCGAGGGCATCAAGGCCTACCGTCATGAGGACGGCTCCATCCACACGTTCCGGCCCGACCGCAACGCCGCACGTCTGCAGGCCAGCGCACGCCGGCTCGCCCTTCCGGAGCTGCCGACGGAGTACTTCATCCAGTCGTTGCGTGAGCTTGTCGCGGTCGATGGCCGCTGGGTTCCCTCCGGCGCCGATCAGAGCCTGTATCTGCGGCCGTTCATGTTCGCCAAGGAGGCATTCCTCGGCGTGCGCGCGGCGCAGAAGGTCGCGTACTACGTGATCGCCAGCCCCGCCGGCGCCTACTTCTCGGGCGGCGTGAAGCCGGTGCGCATCTGGCTGTCCGAGGACTACGCCCGTGCGGGCAAGGGAGGCACGGGCAAGGCGAAGACCGGTGGCAACTACGCGTCGAGCCTGCTCGCGCAGACCGAGGCGAGCGCGCAGGGCTGCGACCAGGTCGTGTTCCTGAACGAGAACCGCTACGTCGAAGAGCTCGGCGGCATGAACGTCGTGTTCGTCTTCAAGGACGGCCGGGTCGTCACGCCCGAGTCCGACAGCATCCTCGAGGGCATCACGCGCGACTCGCTGCTGCAGCTCGCCGAGGACCGCGGCTACACGGTGGAGAAGCGGCCGATCTCGATCGACGAGTGGCGCTCCGGTGTCGAGTCGGGCGACATCGTCGAGGTGTTCGCCTGTGGCACCGCGGCGGTCGTCACACCGATCGGCGCGCTCGTGGGCGACGGATTCGACGAACCGCAGCCGCTGGGCGAGCTCGCCCTCTCGCTGCGCGAGGAACTCACCGACATCCAGTACGGTCGCCGCGAAGACAAGCACGGCTGGCTGCTGCGCCTCGACGCCTGA